ccatcgagctgggcatccgatGGCTGGACATCCGcggcgactctcagctagtcgtcgaacaagtcatgaaggagtggagctgccacgaccccaagatggtgGCATACTACAACGAGGTTTGCaaactcgaagacaagttcAACAGGTTGGAACTCAACCACGTTGCAAGACatttcaacgaggcagctgacGAACTGGCGAAGGCGACATCTGGCCGAAAGCCcatccccgacggcgtcttcatCAGCGACCAGTACAAGCCCTCCATCCGCTACAAGGAGCTGGGaagggtcggcgacgcgccacctgcCCCAAACTCGGTCGCCGAcccaggagaggtcggcaacgtGCCACCTATCCCGGGATCGGGCGCCGACCCTGAAAGGGTTGGCAGCTCTCCATCTGCCTTGGACTCGGAGGCCAATCCCTCCGACCCCAAAGTCATGGAGATTGATGCAAACCCAGCAGAGGAGCCCGACCCCCCGtctgactggagagccccgtaccttgactacctcatccgcgagatGCTCCCGGCAAACCAGACGGAGGCACGCAGGATTGCGCGtcgtgccaaatccttcgtcatcattgaccaggagctctacaagcggagc
Above is a genomic segment from Setaria viridis chromosome 4, Setaria_viridis_v4.0, whole genome shotgun sequence containing:
- the LOC117853506 gene encoding uncharacterized protein translates to MVAYYNEVCKLEDKFNRLELNHVARHFNEAADELAKATSGRKPIPDGVFISDQYKPSIRYKELGRVGDAPPAPNSVADPGEVGNVPPIPGSGADPERVGSSPSALDSEANPSDPKVMEIDANPAEEPDPPSDWRAPYLDYLIREMLPANQTEALHTIPITWPFAV